Proteins from one Anthonomus grandis grandis chromosome 8, icAntGran1.3, whole genome shotgun sequence genomic window:
- the LOC126739425 gene encoding uncharacterized protein LOC126739425, with product MSDSDNTQYMENMDFSEEIRKRSTFLIERNPKLYIGIPSHSLFIVNILAQKCKLDRLDIFLTFKKIKLNLSYRILADDFGIQVARVCNIIQKTIPLLAGYLYPFVQFKSLNDVQEKLPIPFRHRYKNVQCIIDCFEISIQKPSNPILQSLSWSEYKGCNAMKYLIACTPNSFISYISSGFGGRTTDKMIVEESTFLAKLDPGAQVMADRGFKHLENQLLANNNQLVRPPSVSSSQKSSKNEVTESNRIASLRIHVERVISRIREFSILQPHASVHLSLVKYLDLIVQIVCGIINLQDYLVK from the coding sequence ATGTCGGATTCTGACAATACGCAATATATGGAAAATATGGACTTTTCAGAAGAAATACGAAAAAGATCtacgtttttaatagaaagaaATCCAAAACTTTATATAGGTATTCCTAGCCATTCattgtttattgtaaatattctagcgcaaaaatgtaaattagatagattagatatttttttaactttcaaaaagataaaactaaatttatccTATAGAATATTAGCTGACGATTTTGGCATACAAGTTGCTAGGGTAtgtaatattattcaaaaaactaTACCTTTATTAGCAGGTTACCTTTATCCATTTGTgcaatttaaatcattaaatgatgTCCAAGAAAAACTTCCTATTCCCTTTAGGCATAGATATAAAAACGTTCAATGTATTATTGACTGTTTTGAAATATCGATACAAAAACCAAGCAACCCAATACTACAGTCTCTTTCATGGTCAGAATATAAAGGTTGTAAcgctatgaaatatttaatagcaTGTACACCAAATAGTTTTATTTCTTACATTTCTAGTGGCTTTGGTGGTAGAACTACTGATAAAATGATAGTTGAAGAATCaacttttttggcaaaattagaTCCAGGGGCTCAAGTAATGGCCGACAGAGGGTTTAAGCATCTCGAAAATCAACTTTTAGCCAATAATAATCAACTGGTTAGACCACCATCTGTTTCATCAAGTCAAAAAAGTTCGAAGAATGAAGTTACAGAATCAAACAGAATTGCAAGCTTAAGAATACATGTTGAACGAGTGATTTCTCGAATAAGGGAATTTTCCATTCTTCAACCTCATGCTAGTGTTCATTTaagtttagttaaatatttagatttaatagtGCAAATAGTTTGtggaattattaatttacaagATTATTTAGTGAAATAA
- the LOC126739417 gene encoding uncharacterized protein LOC126739417, translating into MSDMADSYYNAWIQVMEAATFRLYCTWHVDRAWRKNLSKINSKEKRDIIYKQLRTLMQETDEKAFDAMLASFLELLLTDPETQEFYEYFLKYYTNISKCWAYCHRMKSGLNTNMHIERMHRTIKYIYLNGKHTKRLDKAISAILKFVRDKLFDQVIITNKGKLCSKINSIRSRHIKSNSLSFESILPHEEGWQIFSSTSKDFYYIHEENKNCQCKLICTDCNICFHRFSCTCLDSSIKWNMCKHVHLLSKYLKTLPFAEEDIFENSDSTQELQIDLERGDIQESTSALATSLVPQSNVQSSLISRKEKIKTEILDILNILERVDSHAEIDVIQKALCPIKPTLAALKQPVIVSLPQTKEKVNENKNITPQRRFFPTKKQKKVLQKNKKPVPSEANSISLQLLNKNIP; encoded by the exons ATGTCGGATATGGCTGATTCATACTACAATGCCTGGATTCAGGTGATGGAAGCTGCTACTTTTAG GTTGTACTGTACGTGGCATGTAGATCGGGCTTGGAGAAAAAACTTAAGCAAGATTAATTCTAAAGAAAAAAGg GACATTATCTACAAGCAGTTACGTACCTTAATGCAAGAAACGGACGAAAAGGCATTTGATGCAATGCTTGccagttttttggaattattgCTAACCGATCCAGAGACACAGGAATTCTATGAATATTTccttaaatattatacaaatatttcaaaatgttggGCCTATTGTCATAGAATGAAAAGTGGTCTAAATACCAACATGCACATAGAGCGCATGCACAGaacaataaaatacatatatttaaatggaAAACATACAAAACGACTGGACAAAGCTATATCtgctatattaaaatttgtcagagatAAACTTTTTGATCAAGTTATTATCACAAACAAAGGAAAGCTTTGTTCTAAAATTAATAGTATTAGGTCAAGGCATATAAAAAGCAACAGTTTAAGTTTTGAATCTATACTACCCCATGAAGAAGGTTGGCAAATATTTTCATCAACTTCCAAGGATTTTTATTACATTcatgaagaaaacaaaaattgccAATGCAAACTAATTTGTACTGATTGCAATATATGCTTTCACAGATTCTCGTGTACTTGCCTCGATTCAAGTATTAAATGGAATATGTGTAAACATGTTCATTTATTGTCAAAATATCTCAAGACCCTTCCTTTTGCTGAAGaagatatatttgaaaattcaG aTTCAACACAGGAATTACAAATTGATTTAGAAAGAGGGGATATTCAAGAATCAACATCTGCCCTAGCTACAAGCCTTGTACCCCAAAGTAATGTCCAGAGCTCTTTAATTTcaaggaaagaaaaaattaagaccGAAATTTTggatatattgaatattttggaAAGGGTCGATTCTCATGCAGAAATAGATGTTATTCAAAAAGCTTTATGTCCAATTAAACCAACACTAGCTGCCTTGAAACAGCCAGTAATAGTATCTTTACCCCAGacaaaagaaaaagttaatGAGAACAAAAACATAACTCCTCAAAGAAGATTTTTTCCTaccaaaaagcagaaaaaagttctacaaaaaaacaaaaaaccagtTCCTTCTGAAGCGAATTCTATATCTCttcaacttttaaataaaaatataccctaa